The Rhodamnia argentea isolate NSW1041297 chromosome 7, ASM2092103v1, whole genome shotgun sequence genome contains the following window.
CTTCCATTCGTGTACTCGTCATCCAGATTCCAGAACGAGAAGGCACGCTATCTAGGTTTCATATTGGATGTTGCCCACATCTTTCATTAGTGAATTCTATGTTTTTGCCCTTCTCTGTTTATCAGATCAACCAGAAAGGAACTGCACCAGGGGCCAGAAGCTCACACGCCGTAGCAATTGTGGGTCACACAGTCTACGCGTTCGGGGGCGAATTTGCGCCGCGTGTCCCCGTCGACAACAAGGTCTACTTGTTTGACCTCAAGGAGCAGGCTTGGTCCGTGGCTGAAGCCTCTGGACACATCCCACCTCCGCGCGTCGGTGTCTCCATGGCGGCGGTTGGTGACACCATTTACGTTTTCGGGGGTAGGGACAGCACCCACAAGGAACTCAACGAGTTCTATTCTTTCGATACGTGCACGAACAAGTGGGCCCTACTCTCGAGCGGAGACGTGGGTCCACCGCACCGGAGCTACCACTCGACGGCTGCCGATGACCGCCGGGTGTACGTCTTCGGCGGGTGCGGTGTGGACGGGCGGCTCAATGATCTGTGGGCTTTCGACGTGGTCGATCAGAAGTGGACGCAATACCCGACCGCCGGAGAAAAGTGCAAGGGGAGAGGCGGGCCTGGGCTGGCGGTAGCCCAAGGGAAAATATGGGTCGTGTACGGTTTTGCGGGGAAGGAAGTGGATGATGTGCATTGTTTTGACCCGGCGGAAAACGAGTGGACCCAAGTGGAAACTGGCGGACAGAAGCCCACCGCAAGGAGCGTGTTTTCTACGGTCGGCATCGGAAAGTACATAATAATATGTGGCGGTGAAGTGGACCCGAGTGACTTGGGCCACCTCGGCGCAGGGAAATTCTCGGCTGAGAGCTACTGCTTGGACATGGAGACGCTGGCTTGGAAGAAGCTGGAGGACGGCCCCGATTCAGGCCATCATCCCGGGCCTCGTGGATGGTGTTCATTTGCAAGTGGAGAGCTGAATGGGGAAAAGGGACTTTTGGTTTATGGTGGCAATTCACCCAGCAATGACCGGCTAGATGACATTTACTTCTTCACTCCCTGTCTTGCCTGAAGACTCAATGAAGGTTTTGTGTTTTGTACTGTCTGGTGGGTGACTTTAGTGTCTGAGTGTGGTAAATGAATAAGAACATCGTTTCAGTTGAAGTAATTCTGTCTAGATTTGGATTGAAACAGAAGCGCATCTCCTACATGTAAATAAGACTAATATATTTGGCGTGCTTTATGAGAAATGCAAGTGCAAAACCTCACTCGATCTCTCCTCCGGCTCTGCTAAGGTTGATAATGGAGTTGATTCCTGGAGTTATGGTTGCCTTTTGAGCCTATTAATCAACCAAAAACAGAGAATGTGCCCAAATGTTCTTTTTAGAAACAGGATATCCTGCACATCTGTAGAAGAGCGTGCGAGTTCTCAGAGACAATGCATGCATTACTCTGATATCTGTAAAGGAAGTCTCAATGACAGATAAATGTTAGAGATAGTGGGTAAGATTACAAATTCTGCGACTGCGTAGCTTGGGGAACGGGAGGGCAAAATGAAGAAATCTTACATTAATTATCATGTTACACAGCACACCGATCGCCTCTAGACGACGCCTTGAGAAGATTCTGGCACAGTAGGCCCCGTAAAATTCGTATAAGTTAGAGAGTCTTCGGCGTAACGAGTGGTGCTTTAAAGCATCAAACAGTAACAGTAAAATTAGAAAGTCTTGGCCATCCCTAACTCAGAAGAAGGCACGGTGCACCGTGACTGTATGACTAGTATAATCATAGCGATCATCTTCTCTGGGAGAGGAGTTTtctttagataaaaaaaaaaaaaatcaggtcgATTGATTAACATTGAATGCATAGCAAAAGGAGGTCTTATAAAAGAACAGCAAGTGGGGTTCCATCAGATGGccctttcaaattttaatacatgaatGTGCATCAAGAGAAAACAAAGGGCCAACAGCACTAAATGCTTTAGAGGGAATCCAAAGTCTCCACCAGGGCAAAATTCAGAACAGAGCAGAGCATAACATGTCCTAAAACCCTAGTTCTTCACATCAGACCCACAAGTGGTAAGGGTATATGGAAAACAGAGCCAGCTTTAAAGGGACTAACTCAAGCTTCAATTTCAAACCCTGAGCACTTGATGGATCCCATGGATATGTCGATCTCGATCAAATTATCATCTTCCTCATTCATCTCATTGATCTCAGCTAAGAGATCAGCTAGACAGCTCTGTTGGAAAAGGGAGTCTGGTGTGAAATCTGTGAATTTTGGCTTCAAACAGAACTTTGgctcttcctctttttgacCAACATAATGCCCACTTGGGATGGAAATCTCAATTAAGCTCTCCTCATCGGTGATCGAGCCGTCTGAGCAATCCGGGCTGGGATCCATGTCTTCCTTGAAAGGCCACTCCACTTCGGAATCTTCACTTGTGGAGAAGTTGTTGATGCATTCACTCTCTGAACTTGAATTCAGTGATGATCTAACTGTGCACCCTTCAGGCTGAAACATATTTGATTGTGCTTGGGCTTCTCTCATCTGGGGCATTGACTCAACTCGTGGCTGGGTAAGCACTGCTCCATCCTCTTTATTAGGCAGAGTTTGTTGATCAGATCTGAAAACCTCCTCCTCGAGAGGTTCTGCCATGAAGACTGGCTTTCGCCTTGATAGTGCGAAGAGAACAATTGACGAGAGTAAAGCTATAGATGTGAAGAAGATTGATGCTAAACCAAACTCCAGTAGATAACCCAAAATCAGCCATGTAATCAGAACTGAAATCCACGTTAGTAGATCGCATATAAGGGAAGACATTTGATTTCCAGTTTCAGTTTCCAGGATCTTTGACTTTTGgggaaagaaaggaggaaaatattGATGCTGTTCTCTGAATGATGGACAAAGTGAAAAGATCGTCTTCCACTTTGTATGGATAGAAAAAGCACCAGATATGACGAGATAAGGATGCAGCTCAAACAGTGCTTTCTGTGGGAAAGTTGAGGAACAGGAAAGAAACAGAAGGCACCTTCTGCTGAAAATCAACAATCAAGCCAACCAAGGAGACATAAAAAAAGGCAGGAGATTGCTAGATGAAGTGCAATAGAATGGGAAACAAACACAGCAACTTGGCTAGCAGCAACTTATCCGCAGTCAGAGGAAGAGCGACACTTCGCCTCTTTGAGCTCAAGATGTTGCTGAAAGGTTTGTGGTAACCAAGAAAACTATAGAGGGGCTAGTGCTGCTGCTAAGACACCGCTTCAACAAGTATGTGGAAAAACATCACCACCAAAGTGACCCATATGAACATAACCTAGCAATCAGCATTGAAATTTTGGGAACAAGTACATGCCTGAATTGGGTTTTGcagaacaagaaacaagttGAGATTGTTAAAAGGaagaaactaattattttttctggATTGTTTCTTTTATCACAGTATCATAAGTCACACTTCccaagttttttttataaagaacggaaagaaaataaaaggaactcGGTTTTATGTTTCCCTACACCAATCAGACGGCTCTCTCCAGCAACTGATTCTCTGGGAAAACCCAAAACCCTGCCTTCCCTTGCATTAGTTTACAGTGATTAGAGCTCGGAAATAGGAGGAGCCATGTGCTCACATCTGAGCTCAACACATGGCACTTTCCTTCCAAAACACCAAGCTCAAGCAGAAGCGGAGCAACAGTGACAGGAGAACAGCCAAGGTCATTATATCAGCTCCTCGTCCTGCCCCTTCTCTGCACCCGAGAAGACCCTGATATCAAAACCAATACCTGAAGCTTCACCATGCACGAGAAAAGGGAGTCACATGAGACCCGTTTGACTGTTCAGGCTTTTCTTCAAACACTTCATCTGGATAACTAACCAGGAGCCTTTTCTCTTGAACGTTCGCTGAAGTTCCCCTTCGATTTCACCCCCAACCTTGCAAGCTCACTGGCGTCAGAGAAGCAGAACCACTTTCCTTCATTCAGCGCCCAGTGGGTCGGACTGAGAACCTGTGTCCAAGTTGAGACTATATGAACGTGAAGCAGCTCGGACTCGCCAGACCTGGAATAAAATATTCAAGAACTTTCACGAGAGATTCCAAAGCTTTACATCGGCCTCAAAAGATCAGTACAGTCGGCGGAAAAGCAAAGTAAGAGCGCCCAtttacagaagaaaaaaaaaatcccaacatAACCATACCAAGCATAGGATCGTTCGACTTTGGCTCCATGTAATCAAATTCAGAAATGGGTCAAGAAAATTccacttcaaaaaatttgaaagctcGAAACTTTAAGAGCGGGGGACAATCTAGCGATGCTGCTGCGATGGTTGTTCGCGCTCTTCACTTCCTTGTAATGATGGTTTAGATAACCCTTTGACATTTCGGAAGGAAAATTTATGGGTTCAACCCTGTGGCCATCATGGGAGTGTCCCCACCTGCCTCAAATAGtagcccaaacaaaaaaaaaaaaatttctcaccatTAGAACTTTGGCGTGCACGGTGTTTATTGGCCGGCCAAATAGGCTCGTGTTTTTCCTCCATCTCCGTCTCGACCCCGCCTTTTGATTCGTGGGTTACAAATATGAAGGCGTGATGATCTTCTCCCCATAAAAATGAATCGTAATATTTGGTAGGATTCGGCGGGCAATTGTAATGAAATAAAGCataaaagcgaaaaagaaaaatcgagacacaaagtTTTATTATGACGTTTAGCAGAGTTTCACGATAATTAGCACCTCACAACCCCTTATTACATCACTTAATGacaagataaagaaaagaaaaagagataataTATAGTAGtggccaaaaaatatatatgctcaaactataaaaaccctCTAGTGCTCGTGGGGCGTTGCCCCCTTCATGCCCCCCGCCGAGGCCTCTCCCCGGACCCCAACCTACTCACCCGAGATTGGGATCCCATGCTTTCTTGTCGATGGGAAGTATGAACTACACCCCAATAATATTAGCTCGTGGCAAAAAAATCAGATTATTTGCCCGAAGAATAACAAAATATTTACTCTATCACGATATGATGATCGATTAAGCCAATGGGATTAGTGACTTAGACAAAGTGAACATAGTTTACCAAACTAAATTTGTACTTCCGATCATTTTTATATCTGGATAGACTAATCGCAATAGACCAAGCTAACAATGTGCTCAAGCATCAATATCGGTTGAATTTAGATTAGGCgagaaatataaaataatacaATTCCAACTTAGATATTTTACTCTATAGCTAGGTAGAACAACAGCGGACTAGAAAattttgatatcaaatcaaatgTACCAGGAGCTGATCTTTCTTGGTTCCCACTCAACGGGTTCATCATTGCAATTCACAAATCATCTATCATTCATCGCCACCTTATCCTAaattttatatgtatataaacCCCTAGATTACTAGGAGAATTTCTTGAACTTTGAGAGCagttgtttattattattattttttttaataatcaaagttggaattttcatttttcttaaataatcaaagtgtagttattttttttaaattacctGAAATAACCATGATCATGAGGAGCTCTGAGATTGTTATAATTTAGTGTACGTAGTTGATTGCATTATTGTGTTGAGCCCCTCACTAGTTGAGGGGTCGCCCCCGCCCCCCGGGCAGAAGGGGCAACTTAAATTAGGCTTAAAGATTATCTTCTTAATCTTGTCATAATTGCGGTTTTAGGTGTGATGGGTTCTCGTGCAATGTATGATAATGATGACTTCAACTACTATCAATTCCGGCTTGGCTATAGGAATATTCCTCTCCTCTCATTTTTCAACAAGTTTAATGGGCCTCttttgtaataataataataaaaaaaagacacgTACAATAATTAAACATCATCATTCTCCGGATCGGTATCATAATTTTTGATACTTTGGAGTTTTGAATTAGAAACATGACACAAGTgcaatgggaaaattatcaaaaaagtcgtaaacttattgtatttgtatcattgcaatcctaaaccttttttttttttgtcgattcgaTCATAAAAATTTGGCAttcgtaccaattcagttcttagCCTTCtaaatttgtgccaattcggtcattcTGATCAagtttgatcggaaatcgctaacgtggcaCGACCAACGTTGTCGTGGTCaattgttaataatgttttttcaatttgttattttctttctcttcctctttttttcttccgcTAGCTGGCCATCGACGAGGACGAGCCTTGCCTAGCGACGGAGAGGTCCGGTGACTCGCCCTCGCCTTCGACCATTCGTCTAGCTCGGTGACCAacctgaaggaagaagaagaaaaaaaaaaaaagaaagcaatacaaacaaaagacaaaaataaaaataaatagaaaataaaaatttaaaaatactaagacatcattaaaaattgatcAAGTCAGCACCGATCGcatcatgttagcaatttccaactaaaattgactagattgattgaattagcacaaatgcaaaaggtttggatttttttttttatcaaaaatttaggattgaattggcaaaagaaaaatttaaaattaaaatggcataattataatacatttatggatttttttgataattttcccaattatttcaaaaaaattaaattgcatgcCAATCCATCTACAGTTTTGTCAATACtttttgcccatttctttaCTACAAGGACTCTGGTACAGTCTAAAtgaaatataattattattaacaGCATCCGTCCCCACCCTTTTCCcttaaatgaaaaacaaaatatattataaaaaaatgtgtAAATAATCTTATTCGAAAGGCACATTGAGATCATAAAAAATGTGTAACTAATTATTCATCTTGGAAGTAAATTAAATTCAAACACTCGCTAAACTCATGAAATGGGATTCTCTTTAGATCATCTCGACAAGGGTAAAGTATTATCGACCCATGCACGCATGATGGGAAAACCCTAATGCAAGTTGCCTCGTGCTCTTCCTACAATAAACATGGAAACCAACGAAGGCCCGATCGTCGGAGTTCGACTAAATAGAAAATGTCTCTCGAGTTTCGAGACGTTTTCCTAGAGATTAGGAGGATGTGATGTTGTTGAGTAACTCTAGGATTGCGATGTTTTCTTTAATTAGGTGTGGTTTTCTCGAGAATGATGGTCGGGGACCATGCCTAGTCGATTGCTAATGTTATCATTGGAAAATATAACTCGTATAAGATATTCAAGGATCATCGATGTTAGGGCGTGATTCATATTCTTCATAAATAAAAAGGCACGGGAGCAGCGCCCTCTAAACGTCATAAGggtttttataatttgaacccgtattttattggtaatttgAGTTTGAGCCCACCAATAGCTACTATTATATTAGGGCGTGGTTCATTTTCTCTATAGATAAAAAGGCACGGGGGCAACGCCCTATGAACGTAAaaggatttttataatttgaacccttattttattggtagtttgagtTTGGGATCACGAATAGCTACTGTTATGTGTAATATCTTTCTTTTGTAATTGGGAATTGTAAATAGAGAGGATGAGGGTGCTAATTACAATGGAATTATTTGCATAATGTAGCCTTAGTTTAAGAGCGAAGTACGATAAATCTCgcatcttgatttctctttcccACTATTACTTTCTATTTCGTTGTGTTTGCACATTTAATCCTAACAATTGATAGCATTTATTGTCATTTTCAGCTATTTTCGAACTAGCGAATCTCGGACACTTGCTAAGAAAACCCTTTGTCTAGTGGGTATACACTCCATGTCCCCACTAGTTCCAATGTAACAAGACCAAAATGGTCTACCAGCTATGTGGATTGCGCATATTCAATTTGTTATTGTTAATCCGATCGATTAATTTGAGACCCCATCCATCCCGAAGCACGGGAGGTCTCTTTCCATCCTCCGGTTCTCTCAATAGTGACTCGTCGTGTCGTAACGAGCTAATCGAGATAGCGATAGCTAACTTTGCCCACGGGCCGAAAAAGCCCGAGACAAGCCTTTTTAGGTCTCAACCTAAGGCCCAGTCGTTACGTTTCAACCTACGACTGACTTTGGAGCCAGCTCCCCAACTTTCATCAACTTGACTTTTCCCTCGTCCTCCTTTGTGATCCATATGCATCGACAATCTTCAGTTCAAAGTTCTACTCATCTTATTCTTCTCCATTAAAGTACATTTATTTCCCCAttttcatcaatctttttttcTAAGCAAACTTGCAAACTTGTCAGTCCTCTGCGATATGAGAGGCCAACATGCAGTATAATGGCTCGATTCGATCTACTTATGCCGTACTCTTCAATAAAAAATACCCGACGTGGTGACTAAACGCTCCATACGTCGTTACCGGTAATTTAGACACTCTCATATCACAATCAAATTAAATGGTGCTTTGTTCAACTTTGGTTAAATGGTTCTACAAATTATGAACTTGTACATAAGCTATATGTACGTAGTAATATATCAAACTATGATTATGGTAAGGACGAGAATCATGGTCGCTTGCCGGTGAAACGCACCGTTTCCAAGCCCTAACTTTCTCCAACTCTGTCTTGCCCCTACAGCTCAAAACCTTGAAAAGGAGGATTCTGTGGGATCTGCTAAGGCAAAAAGTTAATGGGACAAAATATATTTCTCATTTATTCATATTCTCTTGAATATGGCATATGCTAAATGAATATTACGGTCTCCATTTGAAAATATGGGCGACATCATtttttgataaaagaaaaataatcagcCGAAGATGACAAATTATAAGCTTTCCAGAAGCATATTTTTGTACATGCCAATGCAATTTAGCTATGGTTAATTAGTAATACAACCCCATCaacttgtaaatattttgattgtccAAAGACGAAAAGATCGCTATAacctaacccaaaaaaaagagagcgaAAAAAGGGAATTCTCTTTTCGCTTTGTTTTTCTCCTGTCTTTATTTTGCACGAATCTTATCgtgtctttttcatttttcactatCCCGTAAATATTCTGGTTTCCCAAAGACGAAAAGATCGCTTATCGCCTAGCCAAAaatggaaagaaggaaaataaaaggaaccCCCTTTTCGTTTTAGTCTTTTGTTCTTCCCTCTTTATTTTACAAGCATCTTATCAACCCTTTTTCGCGTATCGATTCGCATCACTCTTTTTTCCACTGCCTTGTAAATATTTCGATTGTCCAAAGACGAAGAGATTGCTTATCATctagccaaaaacaaaaaaaaaaacgaaaagaaatggAACCCTCTTTTCgctttatggtttttttttttaatcttctcttTATTTTACACGCATCTTATCGCGCCTCTTTTTGCATGCCTATTCCTTTCGTTCTTTTCACGTATTTTCCCACCATCCTATTCTATCTCGGATCTTCTAAACGCGGCTCGCGGGAGGTGCAAAGTAATCATGACTCGATCCGTACATTTCGTGGAGGGTGGTGCGCCGATCCTTTTCATAACGTTCCGAAGGTCGCCACCGCTGGCCGCCCCTTCTCAACCCTCTTCGTTTAATCATAAGGGAAAATGTGTGTCGGACCAACACTAAAGATGTAACACATTCCAATGGCTGAGATCATCCTTTAgcaactgagagagagagagagagatttaaggAAAGGTCTTCTCATGGACTTAAGACATAAATACGTCACGGGCCACGAGGAATGATCCTAATGCGAAATCAAAATCCACGTTCTTCTCCGTGCCTCGGATGCAATGTGGTACCATATAACCTCTATCCTCTCCTTGGTTAGAATCTAATCTATATAgccttcttcaccttctttaAAAATAGAAG
Protein-coding sequences here:
- the LOC115742541 gene encoding nitrile-specifier protein 5 isoform X2; translation: MFLPFSVYQINQKGTAPGARSSHAVAIVGHTVYAFGGEFAPRVPVDNKVYLFDLKEQAWSVAEASGHIPPPRVGVSMAAVGDTIYVFGGRDSTHKELNEFYSFDTCTNKWALLSSGDVGPPHRSYHSTAADDRRVYVFGGCGVDGRLNDLWAFDVVDQKWTQYPTAGEKCKGRGGPGLAVAQGKIWVVYGFAGKEVDDVHCFDPAENEWTQVETGGQKPTARSVFSTVGIGKYIIICGGEVDPSDLGHLGAGKFSAESYCLDMETLAWKKLEDGPDSGHHPGPRGWCSFASGELNGEKGLLVYGGNSPSNDRLDDIYFFTPCLA
- the LOC115742541 gene encoding nitrile-specifier protein 5 isoform X1, producing the protein MSLVQGKWVKINQKGTAPGARSSHAVAIVGHTVYAFGGEFAPRVPVDNKVYLFDLKEQAWSVAEASGHIPPPRVGVSMAAVGDTIYVFGGRDSTHKELNEFYSFDTCTNKWALLSSGDVGPPHRSYHSTAADDRRVYVFGGCGVDGRLNDLWAFDVVDQKWTQYPTAGEKCKGRGGPGLAVAQGKIWVVYGFAGKEVDDVHCFDPAENEWTQVETGGQKPTARSVFSTVGIGKYIIICGGEVDPSDLGHLGAGKFSAESYCLDMETLAWKKLEDGPDSGHHPGPRGWCSFASGELNGEKGLLVYGGNSPSNDRLDDIYFFTPCLA
- the LOC115742419 gene encoding uncharacterized protein LOC115742419 yields the protein MSSLICDLLTWISVLITWLILGYLLEFGLASIFFTSIALLSSIVLFALSRRKPVFMAEPLEEEVFRSDQQTLPNKEDGAVLTQPRVESMPQMREAQAQSNMFQPEGCTVRSSLNSSSESECINNFSTSEDSEVEWPFKEDMDPSPDCSDGSITDEESLIEISIPSGHYVGQKEEEPKFCLKPKFTDFTPDSLFQQSCLADLLAEINEMNEEDDNLIEIDISMGSIKCSGFEIEA